A window of Castanea sativa cultivar Marrone di Chiusa Pesio chromosome 1, ASM4071231v1 contains these coding sequences:
- the LOC142631434 gene encoding uncharacterized protein LOC142631434 produces the protein MEVHSPVIAKRLWHVLRVTFFMIRKGLISKRKLIMDMNLMMKRGKLLRKSLSNLMSHNHHSKNMARAGYGIQEYEFSCSNSPNPVFFHVPKRKHHYFPCINAPEVLEEEEEPLPQPHQEPKAVVLVPKTPEYTFNFRFDHASDFASGEKRSPLLSPFSVRVSNYSSEDENEGENLNEQVDHEAEEFIRRFYEQLRVQSHRQLLQYQDLQYEQMLARGTH, from the coding sequence ATGGAAGTGCATTCTCCAGTGATAGCCAAGAGGCTATGGCACGTGTTGAGGGTAACATTCTTCATGATAAGGAAGGGATTGATATCAAAGAGGAAGTTGATCATGGACATGAACTTGATGATGAAGAGAGGAAAGCTCTTGAGGAAATCATTAAGCAACCTCATGTCTCATAACCACCACTCTAAGAACATGGCACGTGCTGGCTATGGCATACAGGAATACGAATTCTCTTGCAGCAACAGCCCTAATCCTGTTTTTTTCCACGTGCCGAAGCGTAAACACCATTACTTCCCTTGCATCAATGCCCCtgaagttcttgaagaagaagaagagccaCTACCTCAACCTCATCAAGAACCTAAGGCTGTTGTTTTGGTCCCCAAGACCCCGGAGTACACTTTCAACTTCCGGTTTGATCATGCGTCTGATTTTGCTTCCGGCGAGAAGCGTAGCCCTTTACTGTCTCCATTTTCTGTAAGGGTATCTAATTATTCATCAGAGGATGAGAATGAGGgtgaaaatttaaatgaacAAGTTGATCATGAAGCTGAGGAATTCATCAGAAGGTTCTATGAGCAGCTAAGGGTACAAAGCCATAGGCAATTGCTGCAGTACCAGGATTTGCAATATGAGCAAATGCTTGCTAGAGGAACTCACTAA
- the LOC142608631 gene encoding uncharacterized protein LOC142608631 produces the protein MKNKASTILKQIIATLSSMAKAKTLALKNKTRAIKTRLIIFSLLKNKKIFMSSLSHSIHQKKSYISHKLNALLSHHHHHDKNSNDFEDDLVDQDNAIVQYKDNLDAMAHKYLPDPTHTEEADVQNNDKCPNLTHSLFDSKDLDFEDPGGSVIDLVKNSKEEAGEEFMLENEIDRVADLFIKRFHKQMMMQKQLSLKRHQERLEKSA, from the coding sequence ATGAAGAACAAAGCATCTACAATATTGAAGCAGATAATAGCCACATTGAGCTCCATGGCCAAGGCTAAAACCCTTGCTCTCAAGAACAAAACAAGGGCCATCAAGACTCGCCTAATTATATTCTCCTTGCTTAAGAACAAGAAGATCTTCATGAGCTCCCTCTCTCACAGTATTCACCAGAAGAAGAGCTACATCTCTCACAAGCTCAACGCTTTGCTTagccatcatcatcatcatgacaAGAACTCCAACGATTTTGAAGACGATTTGGTAGACCAAGACAACGCCATAGTACAGTACAAAGACAACCTTGATGCCATGGCTCACAAGTACCTCCCCGACCCAACTCACACAGAAGAGGCAGATGTACAGAACAATGACAAGTGCCCCAACCTGACTCACTCGCTGTTTGATTCAAAGGATTTGGACTTCGAAGATCCAGGAGGGTCAGTGATAGACTTGGTGAAGAACTCAAAGGAAGAAGCAGGGGAAGAATTCATGTTGGAAAACGAGATAGACCGCGTGGCAGACCTTTTCATAAAGAGATTCCATAAACAAATGATGATGCAGAAGCAGCTTTCCTTGAAGAGGCACCAGGAGAGGCTGGAGAAGAGTGCCTAG